A genomic region of Fusarium oxysporum Fo47 chromosome VI, complete sequence contains the following coding sequences:
- a CDS encoding potassium transporter-domain-containing protein, translating to MAQAESDVHAGEAFVGIDDDEEKARAIAENDLQGSRKQASNFDHRRTYGGMVLLWLSFQATGVIYGDIGTSPLYVYSSTFSAQPSWQDLVGALSIIIWSLTLIVTVKYCFIVLSADDDGQGGTFALYSLLARYTNISRRDLREIPGIRLQRFETGDLKTGGKSLRGLLEKSRTIQFFLQFIGVLGVSMVMADGVLTPAQSVLGAIQGIKVANPNLGTSAIVGISCGILVALFLIQPFGTSKIGTMFAPVVAIWLLFNLCAGIYNLAVHDYTVLKAFSPHFAFSYLVRNGHEGWKSLGGLLLAFTGVEALFADLGAFSKRAVQLSWICLAYPCLLIAYIGQAAYISHDETKQAFTNPFFNTVPPGTLYFSLVIAILAAIVASQAMITSTFQLLTQIMRLSYFPHIKVIHTSQTFHEQVYMPMANWLLMIGTVIITAVYNNTTSLGNAYGVCVITVTFITTCMVSLVAILVWRLPAYIVVPLWLVFASLDAAFLSSVYEKVPDGAWFTLLLAFILSCLFTLWRFGKECQWEAESQDQLSPQALLFPTTATKGPVALTSTFGGTPISTVPGLGIFFDKSGITNTLPPSFFQFVIKFAARPAVVVLFNMRPLPVPTVPLTDRYIIRRVSEIDSCYAVTLRHGYTDNILYPGLAQDVVQQIAISIAKGRRNDMTAAELDMMQSSRNSPTVYILGKETIKIGWPSVLSPKAYLRSWLLWTFLWLRENSRTKLADLDIDADKVVEVGFIKEL from the exons AATGGCTCAAGCTGAGTCTGATGTGCATGCCGGCGAAGCATTCGTCGGtattgacgatgatgaagaaaaagCCCGGGCCATTGCAGAAAATGATCTGCAAGGCTCACGCAAGCAAGCAAGTAACTTTGATCACAGAAGG ACATATGGAGGCATGGTACTGCTGTGGCTCAGTTTCCAAGCTACAGGCGTCATCTATGGTGATATTGGTACCTCGCCTCTTTACGTCTACTCGTCCACTTTCTCGGCTCAACCTTCTTGGCAAGACCTTGTCGGCGCTCTCTCGATTATTATATGGTCTCTGACTCTCATCGTCACCGTCAAGTACTGCTTCATAGTTCTCAGTGCCGATGACGATGGGCAGGGGGGGACATTTGCTCTTTATAGTCTCTTGGCGAGATATACGAATATTTCGAGACGAGATCTGAGGGAGATACCTGGTATTCGATTGCAGCGGTTCGAAACCGGTGATCTCAAGACTGGCGGCAAGAGTCTTCGtgggcttcttgagaagtctAGGACGATCCAATTTTTCTTGCAATTTATCGGCGTCTTGGGTGTCTCTATGGTCATGGCTGATGGCGTGCTGACACCAGCTCAGTCTGTCCTAGGAGCTATTCAAGGAATAAAGGTCGCCAATCCTAACCTGGGAACCTCTGCCATCGTCGGCATCTCGTGTGGCATACTTGTTGCACTTTTTCTCATCCAGCCATTTGGCACATCAAAGATCGGTACTATGTTTGCACCGGTTGTCGCCATCTGGTTGCTGTTCAACCTATGCGCTGGTATTTATAACCTCGCTGTTCACGATTACACTGTCCTCAAGGCATTCAGTCCACACTTTGCTTTCTCATACCTTGTGCGCAACGGACACGAGGGCTGGAAATCCTTAGGCGGTCTGCTCTTAGCTTTTACAGGCGTCGAGGCCTTATTTGCGGACCTGGGAGCATTCAGTAAACGTGCAGTGCAACTATCGTGGATATGCTTGGCTTATCCTTGCCTGCTCATCGCATACATAGGACAGGCCGCGTATATATCTCACGACGAGACGAAACAAGCTTTCACTAACCCCTTCTTTAATACAGTGCCTCCAGGAACTCTGTATTTTAGCTTGGTAATCGCGATTCTTGCAGCCATTGTCGCTTCTCAAGCCATGATAACTTCAACCTTTCAGCTTCTGACTCAGATCATGAGGCTCTCATACTTTCCTCATATCAAAGTTATTCATACTAGTCAGACTTTCCACGAGCAGGTCTACATGCCAATGGCAAATTGGCTGCTTATGATTGGTACGGTTATTATTACAGCAGTATACAACAAT ACCACCTCCCTAGGCAACGCATATGGTGTCTGCGTTATCACTGTCACTTTTA TTACGACGTGCATGGTTTCCCTTGTCGCAATCCTCGTTTGGAGACTTCCTGCATACATAGTTGTGCCTCTCTGGCTGGTCTTTGCCAGTCTAGATGCAGCCTTTTTATCGTCAGTCTATGAAAAGGTTCCAGACGGCGCATGGTTCACCCTTCTTCTAGCTTTCATCCTCTCCTGTCTCTTTACCCTGTGGCGTTTCGGAAAAGAGTGCCAGTGGGAAGCagaatctcaagatcaacttTCACCCCAGGCGCTCTTGTTTCCTACCACTGCCACGAAAGGCCCTGTGGCTTTAACGTCAACATTTGGTGGAACGCCTATCTCTACTGTTCCAGGCCTGGGGATATTCTTTGACAAGTCTGGCATCACCAATACccttcctccttctttcttccaATTTGTCATCAAGTTCGCCGCGCGACCTGCAGTCGTTGTTCTCTTCAACATGCGCCCCCTTCCGGTACCTACAGTCCCATTGACCGATCGATATATTATCAGACGCGTCTCTGAGATTGATTCGTGTTATGCCGTTACACTGCGCCATGGCTACACAGACAACATTTTATATCCGGGTCTCGCTCAGGATGTTGTTCAACAGATTGCGATTTCAATCGCAAAGGGTCGACGCAACGATATGACAGCTGCCGAGCTAGACATGATGCAATCTTCACGGAACTCTCCAACTGTGTACATTCTTGGTAAAGAGACGATTAAAATTGGTTGGCCAAGTGTCCTATCCCCCAAGGCTTATCTCCGATCCTGGCTGCTGTGGACTTTTCTTTGGCTTCGAGAAAACTCTCGAACTAAGCTTGCTGATCTTGATATTGACGCCGACAAAGTAGTCGAGGTTGGGTTCATCAAAGAACTGTAG
- a CDS encoding uncharacterized protein (of unknown function-domain containing protein) has product MPNMFSQLVGAFALFTTLPFVQAAPSHDKQCSTSRTEHKRRLFVLTDISNEPDDQMSLVRLLTYANEIDIQGISVTTSTWMPDKIDYESVVGVLDGYKKVVNNLNANVPSHAPYPSYKYLLDRVHKGHPVYGRKSLNMSLSDGAKALVKAADKASVDDPLTVSVWGGSAILAEALQHVSRTRSEDAVDAFVEKLRVLAISDQDDTGVWIRLRYPQLFYVVSLHGFSEYTVAAWNGISGEEYRNFDHGGPDSSIVSNDWLEKNIRLGPLGSHYLNWSFIMEGDTPAFLPLVQNGLGDVNHPEWGSWGGRYTLLDHTNQSRVYADTSDYVVGANGKAFTSKFATIWRWRQDYQFDFAARMKWTVNSKYSENNHQPVAIVNGSCGTVPLKLKYKPGSNIVLDASNSWDPDGDELKYDWFHYREPGGAYGRGLEGFDPSLKMRPILTPKSPNVNITSIKDDGSVVKLETAKSLNDTMHIILALRDATEKPLATYRRIILEAI; this is encoded by the exons ATGCCCAACATGTTCTCCCAACTTGTCGGCGCTTTCGCCCTCTTCACCACGCTCCCCTTCGTGCAAGCTGCACCAAGCCATGACAAGCAATGCTCGACTTCGCGCACTGAGCACAAGCGCAGATTGTTTGTGCTCACGGATATCAGCAATGAGCCTGATGATCAGATGAGTCTTGTTCGGCTGTTGACTTACGCCAATGAGATTGACATTCAGGGCATTTCTGTGACGACTTCGACGTGGATGCCTGACAAGATTGACTATGAGTCTGTCGTTGGCGTTTTAGATGGTTATAAGAAGGTTGTGAATAACCTCAACGCTAATGTTCCATCTCACGCGCCTTATCCTTCATACAAGTACCTTCTTGACAGAGTTCATAAAGGTCATCCTGTTTATGGACGGAAATCACTCAATATGAGCTTGAGCGACGGTGCGAAAGCGcttgtcaaggctgctgatAAGGCGAGCGTCGACGATCCTCTTACAGTTTCTGTCTGGGGAGGATCTGCGATTCTGGCTGAGGCCCTTCAGCATGTTTCTCGCACTCGAAGCGAAGACGCTGTTGACGCTTTCGTCGAGAAGCTTCGCGTTCTAGCCATATCCGATCAAGACGACACCGGTGTCTGGATCCGTCTCCGTTACCCTCAACTCTTTTATGTCGTCTCTCTGCACGGATTCAGCGAATACACTGTCGCGGCATGGAACGGTATCTCAGGGGAAGAGTACCGTAACTTTGATCACGGCGGCCCAGACTCCAGCATTGTCTCTAATGACTGGCTCGAGAAGAATATCCGACTTGGTCCTCTGGGATCCCACTATCTTAACTGGTCTTTCATCATGGAGGGTGATACACCCGCTTTCTTGCCTCTTGTGCAGAATGGCCTGGGTGACGTGAACCATCCCGAGTGGGGTAGCTGGGGCGGTCGTTATACCCTCCTAGACCACACGAATCAGTCGCGCGTCTACGCTGATACAAGTGACTACGTCGTTGGCGCCAACGGAAAGGCATTCACAAGCAAGTTTGCAACTATCTGGCGCTGGCGTCAGGATTATCAGTTCGACTTTGCTGCTCGTATGAAGTGGACTGTCAACTCCAAGTACTCTGAGAACAACCATCAGCCCGTTGCCATCGTCAATGGCTCTTGTGGCACTGTTCCATTGAAGCTCAAGTACAAGCCTGGCAGCAACATTGTTCTGGATGCATCAAACAGTTGGGATCCcgatggtgatgagctcAAGTACGATTGGTTCCACTACCGCGAGCCTGGTGGTGCATACGGACGAGGCTTGGAAGGCTTTGACCCTTCGCTCAAGATGAGGCCAATCTTGACGCCCAAGAGCCCGAATGTAAATATCACAAGTATCAAGGATGATGGCAGCGTGGTGAAGCTGGAGACTGCCAAGAGTCTGAATGAT ACAATGCATATTATTCTTGCTCTCCGTGATGCGACAGAGAAGCCTCTTGCTACATACAGGAGAATCATTCTTGAAGCCATATAG
- a CDS encoding common central domain of tyrosinase-domain-containing protein, whose translation MEPFTGETYPITGIPSNAERRTDNIPYAPGLPCRREITYYFPSDNAFIQKQWTLMVLALNRFKRLKVNEKLSYFQVAGIHAYPLQPWDGAAPPNKDSEDPKKLPPGANPYGGYCEHNTITFATWHRPYMLLFEQLVWTHMKDQIKAWKLDPTEAAEWEKAANDWRLPYWDWAGKKYSREHGQEYALPEIFRFDVITTYPPYNPRGETGVQNPFYNFENPMKDDKGNPRAFGDMPENMTQWNIPDHVEKGEPGQPDDRLPWSKCSATSRYGLRIEDGVNWTGLAGFNNFDEANKTLSKFQEGWYPPYLEGDPKRDSFKGPGTLADAVNRLFSPEYTDTWETFSSTKWWNESARDISTGYLSLEYIHNNVHNLTGGSNAKLRKKDQKGGWGVGHMSDVPVSAFDPIFWLHHCNIDRLLAMWQCLNWETWFNGVRTQKEVDRVRDKTKEDPLLPFHREKTSNPATGYWTSDDAKDWTKLNYQYDDLIPEASAVDPEKGVLKEEQFKIDLKKRIEYLYPSAQKYWRAVFESKKEKDQIKFFGPGNTEHQTWNDYLINVVYDRYALNGRSYSIQFWLGGNADEPDTAFQDEENFIGQVYSFAGMPPSTETCSNCASQKDKKVLSRAQVLLTIPIISQALDDGFKHIKTTRLDEVTAYLKNHLQWKYVQIGGLERPAKDFPNTTISVLKGIGKPQTAPDQDMDIPPIYAEYEILHEVTQNKAGGLTKEDDVLGVSQKLNFRKFRD comes from the exons ATGGAACCCTTCACCGGCGAAACCTATCCCATTACGGGCATCCCCTCAAATGCTGAGCGAAGGACCGACAACATTCCCTACGCTCCGGGTCTTCCTTGCCGCCGTGAGATAACTTACTACTTCCCTTCTGATAATGCCTTCATACAGAAACAGTGGACTCTTATGGTTCTCGCCCTCAATCGCTTCAAGAGGCTCAAAGTGAATGAGAAGCTCTCTTACTTCCAAGTTGCGGGCATCCATGCCTACCCTCTGCAGCCATGGGATGGCGCTGCGCCTCCTAACAAAGATTCCGAAGATCCCAAGAAACTGCCTCCTGGTGCTAATCCCTACGGAGGATACTGCGAgcacaacaccatcacctTTGCGACGTGGCATCGACCCTATATGCTGCTTTTTGAG CAACTTGTGTGGACTCACATGAAGGACCAAATAAAGGCCTGGAAGCTTGATCCtactgaggctgctgagtGGGAGAAAGCAGCTAATGATTGGAGACTCCCATACTGGGACTGGGCTGGTAAGAAGTATAGCAGGGAGCACGGGCAAGAATACGCACTCCCAGAGATCTTTCGCTTCGACGTAATAACCACCTATCCTCCCTACAACCCCAGAGGAGAGACAGGAGTCCAGAATCCATTTTACAATTTTGAGAATCCCATGAAAGACGACAAAGGTAACCCAAGAGCATTTGGAGACATGCCAGAAAACATGACTCAGTGGAATATCCCGGACCATGTTGAAAAGGGAGAACCGGGACAACCCGATGACAGACTGCCA TGGAGCAAATGCTCAGCGACAAGTCGCTACGGTCTAAGAATCGAAGATGGCGTAAATTGGACAGGCCTTGCCGGTTTCAATAACTTCGACGAAGCCAATAAGACTTTGAGCAAGTTCCAGGAGGGCTGGTATCCTCCCTACTTGGAAGGAGACCCAAAGCGAGACAGTTTCAAGGGACCTGGCACACTGGCTGATGCTGTCAATCGTCTATTCTCCCCAGAGTATACGGACACCTGGGAAACCTTTTCCAGCACCAAATGGTGGAATGAGAGTGCTCGTGATATAAGTACCGGCTATCTTTCGCTGGAGTACATCCACAACAACGTCCAT AACCTTACCGGCGGTTCGAATGCCAAGCTTCGTAAAAAAGATCAGAAAGGAGGATGGGGTGTTGGTCATATGTCGGATGTTCCTGTGTCAGCATTTGACCCAATCTTCTGGCTCCATCATTG TAACATCGATCGCTTGCTTGCCATGTGGCAGTGTTTGAACTGGGAGACCTGGTTTAACGGGGTCCGCACCCAGAAGGAGGTTGATAGAGTTAGAGACAAGACGAAGGAAGATCCTCTCCTTCCATTTCACCGCGAAAAAACCAGCAATCCGGCGACTGGGTACTGGACGTCAGATGATGCTAAAGACTGGACCAAATTAAACTACCAGTACGATGATCTGATCCCAGAGGCCAGCGCAGTCGATCCTGAAAAGGGTGTTTTAAAGGAGGAACAATTCAAGATTGACCTTAAAAAGCGTATCGAGTACCTCTACCCCAGCGCCCAGAAGTACTGGAGAGCAGTCTTTGAAAgcaaaaaggaaaaggacCAGATTAAGTTTTTCGGGCCCGGTAACACTGAGCATCAGACCTGGAACGACTACCTCATCAACGTGGTTTACGATCGGTATGCCCTGAATGGACGTTCCTATTCCATCCAGTTCTGGCTTGGAGGCAACGCCGATGAGCCTGACACGGCGTTCCAAGACGAAGAAAACTTCATCGGCCAGGTCTACTCATTCGCTGGCATGCCTCCCTCCACTGAGACCTGCTCCAATTGCGCTTCCCAGAAAGATAAAAAGGTACTCTCCCGagctcaagttcttcttACCATTCCCATCATATCCCAGGCCCTGGATGATGGCTTTAAACACATTAAGACAACCAGACTAGACGAAGTCACCGCCTATCTCAAGAATCACCTTCAATGGAAGTATGTGCAGATTGGAGGTTTGGAGAGGCCTGCCAAGGACTTCCCCAACACCACTATCTCTGTCCTTAAAGGTATTGGCAAACCTCAGACTGCTCCAGACCAGGACATGGACATCCCACCTATCTATGCTGAATATGAAATCTTGCACGAGGTCACGCAGAACAAGGCTGGCGGGTTGACCAAGGAAGACGATGTGCTTGGAGTGTCTCAGAAATTGAACTTTCGAAAGTTCAGAGATTAG